A DNA window from Pseudarthrobacter sp. W1I19 contains the following coding sequences:
- a CDS encoding helicase associated domain-containing protein has protein sequence MTQTKRTAPDTEWVLMYRQGIPTPKIAAVAGVAETTVRYHLAIAAKLDPRIRAEHQAALPAALPRLTAAGQRNLEDVIAFYNTGGRLPIFSHSAREKALAVWLHRRRKDAAQGTLSPAYADALDVIPDWRKPSAKQADDEARWTQRLAEVASYRAADNDWPRHNKTNDQSERVLGVWLHVQRINDRAGKLDPAKKTKLDEIIPGWRQGRARRGANSRPGSADSRVTKLSHKPF, from the coding sequence ATGACCCAGACGAAGCGCACCGCGCCCGATACTGAGTGGGTGCTGATGTACCGGCAAGGCATTCCCACGCCGAAAATCGCCGCGGTCGCCGGCGTCGCTGAAACCACGGTCAGATACCACCTGGCCATTGCCGCCAAGCTGGATCCCCGCATCAGGGCTGAGCATCAGGCGGCGCTTCCCGCCGCACTCCCGCGTCTGACAGCAGCTGGCCAGCGGAATTTGGAAGACGTCATCGCTTTCTACAACACCGGAGGCAGGTTGCCAATCTTCAGCCACTCGGCCCGCGAAAAGGCACTGGCGGTCTGGCTGCATCGACGCCGTAAGGACGCAGCGCAGGGCACCCTCTCCCCTGCCTACGCTGACGCCCTGGACGTGATCCCTGACTGGCGGAAACCATCGGCAAAACAGGCTGACGACGAAGCGCGCTGGACGCAGCGGCTGGCTGAGGTCGCCTCGTACCGGGCCGCTGACAACGATTGGCCCCGGCATAACAAAACAAACGACCAGTCAGAACGGGTACTGGGCGTGTGGCTGCACGTCCAGCGCATCAACGACCGCGCTGGCAAGCTGGATCCGGCAAAAAAGACCAAGCTTGACGAGATAATCCCGGGATGGCGGCAGGGCAGGGCCAGACGAGGTGCGAACAGCCGACCAGGAAGTGCTGACTCGCGTGTAACCAAGTTGTCTCACAAGCCATTCTGA